One Mycobacterium sp. SMC-4 DNA window includes the following coding sequences:
- a CDS encoding A24 family peptidase, with amino-acid sequence MDIRHRRLPNWLTLPGAAVIVTGAVLGGHGVAASLGALGLCAVYAAIHLAAPRAMGAGDVKLAIGLGALTGAFGFGPWVFAAVGASVLTSVVALWHLMRGGASVVPHGPSMCAAAVVAVVLA; translated from the coding sequence ATGGACATTCGCCATCGGCGGCTGCCGAATTGGCTGACGTTGCCCGGGGCGGCGGTCATCGTGACCGGGGCGGTGCTCGGCGGACATGGTGTCGCGGCATCGCTCGGTGCGCTCGGCTTGTGCGCCGTCTACGCGGCGATACACCTGGCCGCGCCACGAGCGATGGGGGCCGGTGACGTGAAATTGGCGATCGGCCTAGGCGCTCTGACGGGGGCGTTCGGATTCGGACCGTGGGTTTTCGCGGCGGTGGGCGCGTCGGTGCTGACCTCGGTGGTCGCACTGTGGCACCTGATGCGCGGTGGTGCTTCCGTCGTCCCGCACGGTCCGTCGATGTGCGCAGCGGCGGTCGTCGCGGTGGTCCTGGCCTGA
- a CDS encoding DUF3237 domain-containing protein codes for MVHAADVALPPPGDVVPVAHLCDLSVALRPAQMIDTALGARLTFVVTGGQVSGPALRGHLLPGGGDWLRVGSDGIGRVDVRATIHTHDDVLIHFESRGVIKVPADGFGRLASGHALPFAQTYVRTTPIFDTADERYAWLSQVVAVGYNVLRPDRVDYRIYRLL; via the coding sequence ATGGTGCATGCCGCTGATGTCGCGTTGCCACCCCCGGGGGACGTTGTGCCGGTGGCGCACCTGTGTGATCTCAGCGTCGCGCTGCGACCAGCCCAGATGATCGATACGGCCCTCGGTGCGCGCCTGACGTTCGTGGTAACCGGTGGACAGGTGAGCGGTCCGGCGCTGCGTGGGCACCTGCTACCCGGCGGTGGGGACTGGTTGCGCGTCGGCAGCGACGGCATCGGCCGCGTCGACGTCCGCGCCACGATCCACACGCACGACGACGTGCTGATCCACTTCGAGAGCCGCGGGGTCATCAAGGTCCCCGCGGACGGATTCGGTCGCCTCGCCTCCGGACATGCGCTGCCCTTCGCCCAGACCTACGTGCGCACCACCCCGATATTCGACACCGCCGACGAGCGCTATGCCTGGCTGTCTCAAGTGGTCGCGGTCGGATACAACGTGCTGCGGCCCGATCGCGTCGACTACCGCATCTACCGACTGCTGTGA
- a CDS encoding TetR/AcrR family transcriptional regulator, protein MNGRRRQADRTEATTRQLLTAARHLFATEGFDATSLAAVAARAQVTKGAVYHHFDSKARVFEAVFAAEIGRLSESVLTAYRREDDPWEAFGAACRRFLEECADPATQRIVLVEALTAIGWEATRRLEAPLLDLMCSGISLAATAGRIDPRPAEPFAHFLFGALCETALTVARADDRRAAQRRALAEVDRVLGAVAVR, encoded by the coding sequence GTGAACGGCCGTCGCCGTCAGGCCGATCGCACCGAGGCGACGACTCGTCAGCTGCTGACGGCGGCCCGGCACCTGTTTGCCACCGAAGGATTTGACGCGACGTCGCTGGCGGCTGTCGCCGCACGCGCCCAGGTGACCAAAGGTGCGGTGTACCACCATTTCGACAGCAAGGCTCGGGTGTTCGAGGCCGTGTTCGCCGCCGAGATCGGCCGGCTCTCCGAGTCGGTGCTCACCGCCTACCGCCGCGAGGACGACCCGTGGGAGGCGTTTGGTGCCGCGTGCCGAAGGTTCCTCGAGGAATGCGCAGACCCCGCGACGCAGCGCATCGTGCTGGTCGAGGCGCTCACCGCGATCGGCTGGGAAGCGACGCGACGATTGGAAGCTCCGCTGCTCGATCTGATGTGCTCGGGCATCTCGCTCGCCGCCACCGCGGGGCGCATCGATCCGCGGCCTGCCGAGCCGTTCGCGCACTTCCTGTTCGGGGCGCTGTGCGAGACCGCACTGACGGTGGCCAGGGCCGACGATCGCCGCGCCGCGCAGCGACGCGCCCTCGCCGAGGTCGACCGGGTGCTCGGCGCTGTGGCGGTCCGGTAA
- the aroC gene encoding chorismate synthase produces MLRWTTAGESHGRALVAVVEGMVAGVHVASADIATQLARRRLGYGRGARMKFEQDQVTMLAGMRHGVTLGGPIAIEIGNTEWPKWETVMAPDPIDPAALAESAARNAPLTRPRPGHADYAGMLKYGFDDARPVLERASARETAARVAAGTFARAFLQQALGVEVVSHVISIGASTPYAGPIPQPGDLAAIDASPVRAFDAEAESSMITEIEAAKRDGDTLGGVVEVVAHGLPVGLGSFTSGDNRLDSQLAAAVMGIQAIKGVEIGDGFETARRRGSVAHDEMYPGADGVTRSTNRAGGLEGGMTNGLPVRVRAAMKPISTVPRALATVDMTTGDEAVAIHQRSDVCAVPAAGVVVETMVALVLARAALQKFGGDSLIETRTNIDGYLRAVAAREPHSDAARASG; encoded by the coding sequence GTGTTGCGATGGACGACAGCCGGCGAATCCCATGGCCGTGCGTTGGTGGCCGTGGTCGAGGGGATGGTGGCAGGTGTCCACGTCGCCTCTGCCGACATCGCCACCCAGTTGGCGCGGCGCCGCCTCGGCTACGGCCGAGGAGCGCGGATGAAGTTCGAACAGGACCAGGTCACCATGCTGGCGGGCATGCGTCACGGAGTGACCCTCGGCGGTCCGATCGCGATCGAGATCGGCAACACCGAGTGGCCCAAATGGGAGACCGTGATGGCTCCCGACCCGATCGATCCGGCCGCGCTGGCCGAGAGCGCCGCGCGCAACGCACCGCTGACCCGGCCCCGTCCTGGTCACGCCGACTATGCCGGCATGCTCAAGTACGGGTTCGACGACGCGCGTCCGGTGCTGGAACGTGCCAGCGCTCGGGAGACCGCCGCTCGGGTGGCCGCGGGCACGTTCGCGCGGGCCTTCCTGCAGCAGGCGCTCGGTGTCGAGGTGGTTTCCCACGTGATCTCCATCGGCGCGTCGACGCCGTACGCCGGTCCGATACCACAGCCTGGTGATCTGGCGGCCATCGATGCCAGCCCGGTGCGCGCGTTCGACGCCGAGGCTGAGAGCTCGATGATCACCGAGATCGAAGCAGCCAAGCGTGACGGCGATACCCTCGGCGGCGTGGTCGAGGTGGTCGCGCATGGACTGCCCGTCGGGCTGGGCTCGTTCACCAGCGGCGACAACCGCTTGGACAGCCAGCTGGCGGCCGCGGTCATGGGAATTCAGGCAATCAAAGGTGTGGAGATCGGTGACGGCTTCGAGACCGCCCGGCGGCGGGGCAGCGTTGCGCACGACGAGATGTACCCGGGTGCTGACGGTGTGACGCGCTCGACCAACCGGGCCGGCGGCCTCGAAGGCGGTATGACCAACGGTCTGCCGGTCCGGGTGCGCGCCGCGATGAAACCGATCTCCACGGTCCCGCGGGCGCTGGCCACCGTCGACATGACCACCGGGGACGAAGCGGTGGCGATCCATCAGCGATCCGACGTGTGCGCGGTACCCGCTGCGGGGGTCGTGGTGGAGACCATGGTCGCGCTGGTGCTCGCGCGCGCTGCCCTGCAGAAGTTCGGTGGTGACTCGCTGATTGAGACACGAACCAACATCGACGGATACCTGCGTGCCGTCGCGGCGCGTGAGCCGCACAGCGATGCGGCGAGGGCTTCGGGCTGA
- the aroB gene encoding 3-dehydroquinate synthase produces MTEPVTVEVATDPPYPVIIGTGLLAELGRLLGGRHKVAILHQPVLAETAEVIRSHLADQGTDAHRIEIPDAEAGKELPVVGFIWEVLGRIGIGRKDAVVSLGGGAATDVAGFAAATWLRGVDIVHVPTTLLGMVDAAVGGKTGINTDAGKNLVGAFHQPAAVLIDLATLETLPRNEIIAGMAEIVKAGFIADPVILDMIEADPQAALDPTGDVLPELIRRAVTVKAEVVAADEKESQLREILNYGHTLAHAIERRERYQWRHGAAVSVGLVFAAELGRLAGRLDDETAGRHRSVLSALGLPVTYDADALPQLLESMLGDKKTRAGILRFVVLDGLAKPGRLEGPDPSLLAAAYAEIARD; encoded by the coding sequence GTGACCGAGCCGGTGACAGTCGAGGTGGCTACCGATCCGCCTTACCCGGTGATCATCGGAACCGGATTACTGGCGGAACTGGGCCGGTTGCTCGGCGGTAGGCACAAGGTCGCCATCCTGCACCAGCCCGTGCTGGCCGAGACCGCCGAGGTGATCCGCAGCCATCTGGCAGATCAGGGCACCGACGCCCACCGCATCGAGATCCCCGACGCCGAGGCAGGCAAGGAGTTGCCCGTCGTCGGGTTCATCTGGGAGGTGTTGGGCCGCATCGGCATCGGCCGCAAGGACGCTGTCGTGAGTCTGGGCGGGGGAGCGGCCACCGACGTCGCCGGTTTCGCCGCAGCGACGTGGCTGCGTGGCGTGGACATCGTGCACGTCCCGACGACGCTGCTCGGCATGGTGGACGCCGCCGTGGGCGGAAAGACCGGCATCAACACTGATGCGGGTAAGAACCTTGTCGGTGCGTTCCACCAGCCGGCAGCCGTACTGATCGACCTCGCCACGCTGGAAACGTTGCCGCGCAACGAGATCATCGCCGGTATGGCCGAGATCGTGAAGGCAGGATTCATCGCTGATCCGGTGATCCTCGACATGATCGAGGCCGATCCGCAGGCTGCCCTGGATCCGACCGGCGACGTGCTGCCCGAGCTGATTCGGCGCGCGGTCACCGTCAAGGCCGAGGTAGTCGCCGCCGACGAGAAGGAATCACAGCTCCGCGAAATCCTGAACTACGGGCACACGCTGGCTCACGCGATCGAACGCCGGGAGCGCTATCAGTGGCGCCATGGCGCGGCCGTGTCGGTGGGTCTGGTCTTCGCTGCGGAGTTGGGTCGGCTGGCCGGCCGCCTCGATGACGAGACCGCTGGGCGCCATCGCTCGGTGCTGAGCGCTCTGGGTCTGCCGGTGACCTATGACGCTGATGCATTGCCGCAGCTGTTGGAGTCGATGCTCGGAGACAAGAAAACCCGAGCCGGGATCCTTCGATTCGTGGTACTCGACGGGCTGGCAAAGCCGGGTCGGCTGGAGGGGCCGGACCCGTCGTTGCTCGCTGCCGCCTATGCCGAAATCGCGCGCGACTGA
- a CDS encoding B-4DMT family transporter, producing MSKWLLRGLVFAALMVIVRLLQGAMINAWETRAGLISAILVALFALVALAWGYVDGSSDARRNADPERRDDLAMTWLLAGLFAGVASGFVAWVIGLFYQNLYVEGLLNEITTFAAFTALLVFVSAIIGVALGHWLVDRKRPDEPRRREDDDRADTDVFAAVRDDQTQPVENR from the coding sequence ATGAGCAAGTGGTTGCTGCGCGGACTGGTGTTCGCCGCCCTGATGGTGATCGTCCGGTTACTCCAGGGAGCGATGATCAACGCGTGGGAAACCAGAGCGGGACTGATCAGCGCGATTCTGGTGGCGTTGTTCGCGCTCGTGGCCCTGGCCTGGGGCTACGTCGACGGCAGCAGCGATGCCCGCAGGAACGCCGACCCCGAACGCCGTGACGATCTCGCGATGACCTGGCTGCTGGCCGGGTTGTTCGCCGGGGTGGCGAGCGGATTCGTGGCCTGGGTGATCGGGCTGTTCTACCAGAATCTCTACGTTGAGGGCTTGCTCAACGAGATCACCACGTTCGCGGCCTTCACCGCGCTGCTGGTCTTCGTCAGCGCCATCATCGGCGTGGCGTTGGGTCACTGGCTGGTCGACCGCAAACGTCCCGACGAGCCCCGGCGCCGTGAGGACGACGACCGTGCCGACACCGACGTGTTCGCCGCGGTGCGCGACGACCAGACCCAGCCGGTCGAGAACCGTTAG
- a CDS encoding Xaa-Pro peptidase family protein: MTISARRDRLRRLLAEAQLDAVLVSDLVNVRYLSGFTGSNAALLVLTGQETPVLATDGRYRSQAATQAPDAEVVIERACGPHLAARAATDGVRRLGFESHVVTVDAFAKLADAAGQGCELVRAPGLVEQLREVKDAGEIALLRLACEAADAALTDLIDQGGLGAGRTEKQVRNRLEALMLEHGADGASFETIVAAGANSAIPHHRPTDAVLATGDFVKIDFGALVAGYHSDMTRTFVLAPIADWQRDIYTLVAEAQRAGREALAPGVALSEVDAASRQVIADAGFAENFGHGLGHGVGLQIHEAPGINASAAGTLLAGSAVTVEPGVYLPDRGGVRIEDTLVVDKHPELLTRFSKELVIL; the protein is encoded by the coding sequence GTGACCATATCTGCGCGCCGCGACCGTTTGCGTCGTCTTCTGGCCGAGGCACAGCTCGATGCGGTGCTGGTATCGGATCTGGTCAACGTGCGCTATCTGTCCGGATTCACCGGCTCCAACGCCGCACTGCTGGTGCTGACCGGTCAGGAGACGCCGGTGCTGGCCACTGACGGTCGCTACCGCAGTCAGGCGGCCACCCAGGCGCCTGATGCCGAAGTGGTTATCGAGCGGGCGTGTGGGCCGCACCTGGCTGCCCGCGCGGCCACTGACGGTGTGCGCAGGCTGGGGTTCGAGAGCCATGTGGTGACCGTCGACGCCTTCGCCAAGCTCGCCGACGCCGCTGGTCAGGGTTGCGAACTGGTGCGGGCGCCTGGGCTGGTCGAACAATTGCGCGAAGTCAAGGACGCCGGCGAGATCGCACTGCTGCGGTTGGCGTGCGAGGCTGCCGACGCGGCACTGACCGACCTGATCGACCAGGGCGGTCTGGGTGCCGGGCGAACCGAGAAGCAGGTGCGCAACCGACTGGAGGCGCTGATGCTCGAGCACGGCGCCGACGGGGCGTCGTTCGAGACCATCGTCGCGGCCGGAGCCAACTCGGCGATACCGCATCACCGGCCCACAGATGCGGTGCTGGCGACGGGAGACTTCGTCAAAATCGATTTCGGTGCGCTGGTGGCCGGATATCACTCGGACATGACGCGCACATTCGTGCTGGCGCCGATCGCCGACTGGCAGCGAGACATCTACACGCTGGTAGCCGAAGCGCAGCGGGCCGGCCGGGAGGCGCTCGCACCGGGTGTGGCGCTCAGTGAGGTCGACGCGGCGTCTCGCCAGGTGATCGCTGATGCGGGGTTTGCCGAGAACTTCGGCCACGGGCTCGGGCACGGCGTAGGCCTGCAGATCCACGAAGCGCCCGGAATCAACGCGTCGGCCGCCGGTACACTGCTTGCTGGTTCCGCGGTGACCGTGGAGCCCGGTGTCTACCTGCCCGACCGCGGCGGTGTCCGCATCGAGGACACGCTCGTGGTCGACAAGCATCCCGAACTACTCACCAGGTTCTCCAAAGAACTGGTGATCCTCTAG
- the efp gene encoding elongation factor P, whose amino-acid sequence MASTADFKNGLVLQIDGQLWQIVEFQHVKPGKGPAFVRTKLKNVVSGKVVDKTYNAGVKVETATVDRRDATYLYRDGSDFVFMDSEDFEQHPLPEALVGRLAGFLLESMPVQIAFHDGTPLYLELPVTVELEVTHTEPGLQGDRSSAGTKPATLETGAEIQVPLFINTGDKLKVDSRDGSYLGRVNA is encoded by the coding sequence GTGGCATCGACCGCCGACTTCAAGAACGGCCTCGTCCTCCAGATCGATGGCCAACTGTGGCAGATCGTCGAGTTCCAACACGTCAAACCAGGCAAAGGTCCGGCCTTCGTGCGAACGAAACTGAAGAACGTCGTATCGGGCAAGGTCGTCGACAAGACCTATAACGCCGGCGTGAAGGTGGAGACCGCGACGGTGGATCGCCGCGATGCCACTTATCTGTACCGCGACGGTTCGGACTTTGTGTTCATGGACTCCGAGGACTTCGAGCAGCACCCGTTGCCAGAGGCCCTGGTCGGACGCCTTGCCGGGTTCCTGCTGGAGAGCATGCCGGTGCAGATCGCCTTCCACGACGGGACCCCGCTGTATCTGGAGCTGCCGGTGACCGTGGAGCTCGAGGTCACCCATACCGAGCCCGGGTTACAGGGTGACCGCTCCAGTGCGGGTACCAAGCCGGCGACGCTGGAGACCGGCGCCGAGATCCAGGTGCCGCTGTTCATCAACACCGGTGACAAGCTCAAGGTGGACTCGCGTGACGGCAGCTACCTGGGAAGGGTCAATGCCTAG
- the nusB gene encoding transcription antitermination factor NusB, protein MTDRRAHRGRHQARKRAVDLLFEAEARGMTPAAVAESRNALADKGDASALNPYTVTVARGVSEHAAHVDDLISAHLQGWTLDRLPAVDRAILRVAVWELLHAEDVPEPVAVDEAVELAKELSTDDSPGFVNGVLGQVMLVTPQIRAAAAAVQGGSEGD, encoded by the coding sequence GTGACTGACCGACGTGCTCATCGTGGCCGGCATCAGGCCCGCAAACGCGCGGTTGACCTGCTGTTTGAGGCCGAGGCACGTGGGATGACTCCCGCGGCCGTCGCCGAGTCACGAAACGCGCTGGCGGACAAAGGGGATGCCTCAGCGCTCAACCCGTACACGGTGACGGTGGCGCGGGGTGTCAGCGAGCACGCAGCCCACGTCGACGACCTGATCTCTGCGCATCTGCAGGGCTGGACGCTGGACCGGCTGCCCGCGGTGGACCGCGCGATCCTACGGGTTGCGGTGTGGGAGCTTCTGCATGCCGAGGATGTACCTGAACCGGTCGCTGTGGATGAGGCTGTGGAGTTGGCCAAGGAACTGTCCACCGACGACTCGCCGGGCTTCGTCAATGGTGTGCTGGGTCAGGTGATGCTGGTGACCCCACAGATTCGGGCCGCGGCCGCAGCTGTGCAGGGTGGTAGCGAGGGCGACTGA
- a CDS encoding HNH endonuclease, which translates to MFESLFDLSDAAGEAELRAVVERCERLKAQAAAVQARATALWAAKRAAAEEAAGIAKTRRGKGLASEVALARQDAPVQGNRHLGFARALVHEMPCTLAAMAAGVLSEWRATLIVRESACLSAEHRHELDRQLCGDPARLTGWGNNRIEAEAKAIAARLDAAAVVERIDKAAAGCAVSCRPAANNMVYVTVRLPLTQGVGLYAACTQAADTTFDERPRGQVMAETVYERVTGRAASAPVAVALNLVMADTTLAGDDDELGWLHGYGPVPAGFCRALVGDVVLDAETRATLRRLYRHPDSGQLVAMESKARIFPKGLAALLDRRDRTCRTPYCNAPIRHHDHATPHHAGGPTTALNGLGECEACNYTKEAAGWQVSTTETNGHHTAQFRTPTGAVYRSTAPPLPGPPPRRRSIIEDGITIDLITFDAA; encoded by the coding sequence GTGTTCGAAAGTTTGTTCGACCTGTCTGACGCGGCTGGTGAGGCGGAGCTGCGGGCAGTCGTCGAACGCTGCGAGAGGTTGAAGGCCCAGGCCGCTGCGGTCCAGGCGCGGGCCACGGCGTTGTGGGCGGCCAAACGCGCTGCTGCTGAAGAGGCTGCCGGGATCGCCAAAACCAGGCGCGGTAAGGGGCTGGCCAGCGAGGTCGCGTTGGCGCGCCAGGACGCCCCGGTGCAGGGCAACCGACATCTGGGCTTCGCCCGAGCGCTGGTGCACGAGATGCCGTGCACGCTGGCGGCCATGGCGGCCGGGGTGCTCTCGGAGTGGCGGGCGACGCTGATCGTGCGTGAATCGGCGTGCTTGAGTGCAGAACACCGCCACGAACTCGACCGGCAGCTGTGTGGCGATCCTGCGCGGCTGACCGGATGGGGTAACAACCGCATCGAAGCCGAGGCCAAGGCCATCGCAGCCCGTCTCGACGCCGCTGCGGTGGTCGAGCGCATCGACAAGGCTGCCGCAGGTTGTGCGGTCAGTTGCCGGCCCGCGGCCAACAACATGGTCTACGTCACGGTGCGGCTCCCGTTGACCCAGGGTGTCGGCCTCTACGCCGCATGCACACAGGCCGCCGACACCACCTTCGACGAACGGCCGCGCGGCCAGGTGATGGCCGAGACGGTCTACGAGCGGGTGACCGGACGTGCCGCCTCCGCCCCGGTTGCGGTGGCGCTGAACCTGGTGATGGCCGACACCACGCTGGCCGGTGACGACGACGAACTGGGCTGGCTGCACGGGTACGGACCCGTCCCCGCCGGGTTCTGCCGCGCCCTCGTCGGTGACGTCGTCCTGGATGCCGAGACCCGGGCCACGCTACGCCGGCTCTACCGCCATCCCGACAGCGGGCAACTGGTAGCGATGGAATCGAAAGCCAGGATCTTTCCGAAAGGGCTCGCCGCGCTGCTGGACCGTCGCGACCGCACCTGCCGAACCCCCTACTGCAACGCCCCGATCCGCCACCACGACCACGCCACACCCCACCACGCCGGCGGGCCCACCACAGCGCTCAACGGCCTCGGCGAATGCGAGGCCTGCAACTACACCAAAGAAGCCGCCGGCTGGCAAGTCAGCACCACCGAGACCAACGGGCACCACACCGCGCAATTCCGCACCCCGACCGGCGCGGTCTACCGGTCAACCGCCCCACCGCTACCCGGGCCGCCACCACGACGGCGCAGCATCATCGAAGACGGAATCACCATCGACCTCATCACCTTCGACGCCGCGTGA
- a CDS encoding serine hydrolase — protein sequence MNLDRNKASVSEAIDAGLLAGAVTLVWHAGEVLQVNELGHRDVNAGLPMQRDTIFRIASMTKPVTVAAAMALIEEGKLTLGDRVATWLPELTDLRVLAEPRGPLDRTVPAQRHLTVEDLMTHRSGLAYTFSVLGPISDAYRKLPTRQDQDRWLSELAALPLVHQPGERLTYSHATDVLGILLSRIEGKPLSQVLAERIFEPLTMTDTGFHVRSAARSRAATMYSLDPENGLRDDVMGPAPISDPPFCTGGAGLWSTADDYLRFARMLLAGGTVDGVRVLSEESVTSMRRDRLTDEQKRHDFLGAPFWIGRGFGLNLSVVTDPAKSRTLFGPGGAGTFSWPGAYGTWWQADPSADVILIYLIQNLPNLTADAAAAIAGNTTLAKLQTAQPKFVRSTYQALEI from the coding sequence GTGAACCTCGACCGCAACAAGGCCTCCGTCTCCGAAGCGATCGACGCCGGGCTGCTGGCCGGGGCGGTCACGCTGGTCTGGCACGCCGGAGAAGTCCTGCAGGTCAACGAGCTTGGCCATCGCGACGTCAACGCGGGACTACCGATGCAGCGCGACACGATCTTCCGCATCGCCTCGATGACCAAACCCGTCACGGTGGCCGCGGCGATGGCGCTGATCGAAGAGGGAAAGCTCACATTGGGCGACCGGGTCGCCACCTGGTTGCCGGAGCTGACCGACTTGCGGGTGTTGGCCGAACCCCGCGGACCGCTGGACCGCACCGTGCCCGCCCAACGGCACCTCACGGTCGAGGACTTGATGACCCACCGTAGCGGGCTGGCCTACACGTTCTCGGTGCTCGGTCCGATCTCCGATGCCTACCGCAAACTGCCCACCCGGCAGGACCAGGACCGCTGGCTGAGCGAGCTCGCGGCGCTGCCCCTGGTTCATCAACCGGGTGAGCGCCTGACCTATAGCCACGCCACCGATGTGCTCGGAATCTTGCTGTCGCGCATCGAGGGCAAGCCGTTGAGTCAGGTTCTGGCCGAGCGCATCTTCGAACCGCTGACCATGACCGACACCGGCTTCCACGTCCGCTCAGCCGCCCGCAGCCGCGCCGCGACGATGTACTCGCTCGATCCGGAGAACGGCTTGCGCGACGATGTGATGGGACCGGCGCCGATCTCCGATCCGCCGTTCTGCACCGGTGGGGCGGGGTTGTGGTCGACGGCAGATGATTATCTGCGATTCGCCCGCATGCTGCTCGCAGGCGGCACCGTCGACGGGGTACGGGTGCTGTCCGAGGAATCGGTGACCTCGATGCGCCGGGACAGGTTGACCGACGAACAGAAGCGGCACGACTTCCTCGGCGCGCCGTTCTGGATCGGCCGCGGCTTCGGGCTGAACCTGTCGGTCGTCACCGACCCGGCAAAATCCCGCACCCTGTTCGGGCCGGGAGGCGCGGGCACCTTCTCGTGGCCGGGAGCCTATGGAACCTGGTGGCAGGCCGACCCGTCAGCCGACGTGATCCTGATCTACCTGATCCAGAACCTGCCGAACCTGACGGCAGACGCGGCCGCCGCCATCGCCGGCAACACGACGTTGGCCAAGCTGCAGACCGCACAACCCAAATTCGTCCGCAGCACCTACCAGGCGTTGGAGATCTGA
- the pyrR gene encoding bifunctional pyr operon transcriptional regulator/uracil phosphoribosyltransferase PyrR translates to MSAADVSRTIARIAHQIIEKTALDAPEAPRVVLLGIPTRGVTLAARLARNIAEFSGVDVAQGALDITLYRDDLMSKPPRALAETSIPEGGIDGALVILVDDVLYSGRSVRSALDALRDLGRPRVVQLAVLVDRGHRELPIRADYVGKNVPTSRAENVKVRLTENDGVDVIAIAPYGGPAR, encoded by the coding sequence ATGTCCGCAGCGGACGTCAGCCGCACCATCGCTCGCATCGCCCATCAGATCATCGAGAAGACCGCGCTGGACGCTCCCGAAGCGCCGCGGGTCGTCCTGCTCGGCATCCCGACCCGAGGTGTGACCCTGGCTGCCCGGCTCGCGCGCAACATCGCCGAGTTCAGCGGCGTGGACGTCGCCCAGGGGGCTCTCGACATCACGCTCTACCGCGACGACCTGATGAGCAAGCCGCCCCGCGCGCTGGCCGAGACCTCCATCCCCGAGGGTGGAATCGACGGCGCGCTGGTGATCCTGGTCGACGACGTCCTGTATTCGGGACGATCGGTGCGCTCGGCGCTCGACGCGCTGCGCGACCTCGGCCGGCCCAGAGTGGTGCAACTGGCCGTGCTCGTCGACCGCGGCCATCGCGAACTCCCGATACGAGCCGACTATGTCGGCAAGAACGTCCCGACCTCACGTGCCGAGAACGTCAAGGTCCGCCTCACCGAGAACGACGGGGTCGACGTCATCGCCATCGCACCGTACGGAGGGCCGGCGAGATGA
- a CDS encoding aspartate carbamoyltransferase catalytic subunit: MKHLLTAADLSREDAIAILDNADHFREALLGREVKKLPTLRGRTIITMFYENSTRTRVSFEVAGKWMSADVINVSASGSSVAKGESLRDTALTLRAAGADALIVRHPASGAAQQLAEWTADEHGGPSVINAGDGTHEHPTQALLDALTIRQRLGSIDGRRVVIVGDVLHSRVARSNVALLHTLGAEVVLVAPPTLLPVGVTDWPVTVSHDLDAELPLADAVLMLRVQAERMNGGFFPSAREYSVCYGLSEKRQAQLADHTVVLHPGPMLRGMEIAYAVADSAQSAVLQQVSNGVHIRMAVLFQLLVGSEQGAISA; this comes from the coding sequence ATGAAACATTTGTTGACAGCTGCCGATCTGAGCCGCGAGGACGCGATCGCGATACTCGACAACGCCGACCATTTCCGCGAAGCCCTGCTGGGGCGCGAGGTCAAGAAACTGCCGACCCTGCGCGGGCGCACCATCATCACGATGTTCTACGAGAACTCCACCCGCACCCGGGTGTCCTTCGAGGTGGCCGGGAAGTGGATGAGCGCTGACGTGATCAACGTCAGCGCCTCGGGATCCTCGGTGGCCAAAGGGGAGTCGTTGCGTGACACCGCGTTGACGTTGCGTGCCGCAGGGGCCGACGCGCTGATCGTGCGCCACCCGGCCTCGGGAGCCGCCCAGCAGCTGGCCGAATGGACAGCCGACGAGCACGGCGGGCCCTCGGTCATCAACGCCGGCGACGGCACGCACGAGCACCCGACCCAGGCGCTGCTCGACGCGCTGACCATCCGTCAGCGGCTGGGCAGCATCGACGGCAGGCGGGTGGTGATCGTCGGAGACGTCCTGCACAGCAGGGTGGCACGTTCCAACGTGGCCCTGCTGCACACGCTGGGCGCCGAGGTGGTTCTGGTCGCACCGCCGACGCTGCTGCCGGTCGGTGTCACCGACTGGCCGGTGACCGTGTCGCACGACCTCGACGCCGAGTTGCCGCTCGCGGACGCAGTATTGATGCTGCGGGTTCAGGCCGAGCGGATGAACGGGGGCTTCTTTCCGTCCGCGCGCGAGTACTCGGTGTGTTACGGGCTCTCCGAGAAGCGGCAGGCCCAGCTCGCCGACCACACCGTGGTGCTGCACCCGGGCCCGATGCTGCGCGGTATGGAGATCGCCTATGCGGTAGCGGACTCTGCGCAATCTGCGGTGCTGCAACAGGTTTCCAACGGGGTGCATATCCGGATGGCGGTGCTGTTCCAGCTGCTCGTCGGATCCGAGCAAGGAGCGATCAGCGCATGA